The stretch of DNA TAGCAGCACCACGACGACGCTGTTCAGGTTAGTGCCCGTGAGCCCCGTGGAGACGAGGCTGCCCGCGTAGGCGAAGGCCCTCTCGCTGTCGTTATCCGCCAGGAGCTGGTAGGGGTCGAGGCCTGCGTCCCTAAGTGCTACGGGGAGCCAGGGCCAGGCCACCGCCCCGGCCGCGTCGCTCCTACCGTCTATACCGTCAGTATCCATAGCGAGAATGGCGGCGGGGGCCTCCGGGCTCCAGTAGGCCATTGCCAGGCTCCAGGCCAGGGCGAGCTCCATGTTCCTCCCGCCCCTGCCTCCGCCCCTCACCGTGACGGTTGTCTCGCCTCCCGCCAGCAGGGCTGCGGGTGGCTTCACTGGCACACCCCTGTCAAGCGCCTCGAGGGCTATGCTCGCCAGGGCTCTCCCCACCTCCCTCGACTCCCCCTCCAGCCTGGAGGTTAGGACTAAGGTGTTGAACCCCCTCCCGCCTAGCCAGGCGGCGAGGTCCTCGAGGACGTCCATGTTAGAAGCCGCCAGGCGGTTCTCCGTGGTCGAGAGCCTCCTGTCACCGGGCTTAGGCGTCTCCTCAACCTCCCCCCGGGCACCGGCCTCGAGGAGGGCCACAACCCTCGGGGGCGCTGAGTCCCGGAGCCCGTACCTCTCGAGAACCGCGAGGGCGTCCCCGTAGGTGGTGGGGTCGGGGACCGTGGGGCCGGAGGCTATCATGTCAAGCCTGTCGCCGGGGACGTCGCTGGCGTACACCCCGAGGACCCTGGCTGGGTAGGCGGTTGCAGCCAGCCTCCCGCCCTTTATCCTTGATAGGTGCTTCCTCACGGTGTTGATCTCGTGTATCGAGGCGCCGGATTTCAGGAGGAGCATGTTAACCTCCCGCAGGTCCTCCAGGGCCAGCCCCTCCATGGGCACCTCGGCCAGGGCGCTACCGCCCCCCGAGACCAGGACAACCACGTTATCGCCTTCACCAGCGGAGCCGGCCCACTCCAGCAGCCTCCTGCCAGCCCGCAGGCTCCACTCGTCGGGCAGGGGGTGGCTGCCCTCCACCACCTCCAGACCCTCAACATTCCCCGTCATGCCGCGGGGCTTGACAACCACTCCACCCTCGGGCTCGAGGCACTCCAGCGCCCCCCGGGCCATCTGGAGGGAGCCCTTCCCCAGGGCCAGCACCACAGCCCGGGAGCGGCACAGCCCCCTCTCCTCCAGGAGCCGCCTAACCCTCCAGTCCAGCCTGGAAGCCTCCAAAACCCTCCCAACAGCCTCCCTGAGGATGCTGACAAGCCTCCTCTGCCCCTCAGGGCCCGTGTCAATGGGCAAAACGCCTCACCCAGATCTAACGTATGGTGTCTGGCCGGGATTTAACCCGGGGGCCCGCTCTCGGCTATACTCTTGGACACGCGGGCCCCCATGAGGGGCAGAAATACTAAGCTGTATCTTTCTATACCGCGTGGAGCTATTAGATAGGCTGGTGTTGAATGCCTATCTAAGCCATATCTCTTCGTTATGTAGCTCATATTGGGGAATCCCCAATAAAACTTATAAGGCTTTAAGTTTATAAACCTAGCCCGGTGACCCCGGGGTTCCCGAGGGAAGCCCCCAGGGGCTTCCGTAGGCAGCCCCGGGGAGACCGTGATGAACCCAGCCGTGCCCGACACAACCTGCTATAATTTGTTACATGAAGGCACGGTTTGGGTGAACGGTATTGGGCCTAGGTAGGGCTTCGCCTCCACCTCAACCTCCACCACCAGCTCCGCGCCCCCGATGACGGCGGCGAGAGCCCTGAGTATACCGACGCTCACATCCATGTAGACCGTGCTCGAGGATCCTGGGGCTAGGTACACCGGGGATTTTGAGGTGAGCACGGCAACCTCCTCCAACCCACTCCCGGAGGAGGCATAGACCCTTACCTCCAGCCGCTCGACACGGAAGCCGAAGCTAGTAGGGTTCTCTATGGAAGCCACAACGCTACCCCCTATGGGGTCGATGTCCACTATTCTAACGACAATCTCGCCTGCCGCCCTAGAGGCGCTCCAGGACAGGTATGCATAGCCCGCCACAGCCCCTACCGCCGCGAGAGCCGCAAGGAGTGCCAACGCTGCTGCGCGCCGCGATACCAAACCCAGGACCCCCCCGGGGCCACATTGGGGGCTCGGGTTTTTAGGGCTGTCTCCCGGCCTGGCCTTGCTCCCCCCTCGAGCCACCCTCCTTGTACGCCCTGTCAAGTAGTGCTGCGGCTATGGCTAGGAGGAGCGTGGTTTTCACGTAGGTCGCTATGGTTGGGGGGGCCAGCGGGTCTAGGGGGTTTGGCGTGGTATGCCACGTGAGTATGACGGCCGTGGCTGCAGTGTCCTGGGCTAGGAGTATGGGGTAGAGGCTCGGGGTGAAGAGGGGGGTTGAGAGGGCTAGTAGGGCTGGGAGGAGGTTCATCTGGGGTGTGTAGACGTAGGTGCCCAGCAGGTAGGCTGAGAGCGTTACAAACGCCGCTGTAACGGGGTCCAGCCTGAGGAGCCTGGATGCGGCTAGAGCCGCCAGGACGGCGAGGGCCGCGAGGGCCTGGGCCACCCTCCTAAGCTCCTCGCTGAAGGGGTCGCCGAACACGAGGAGCCAGCTACCCTCGATATACCAGCCGGCGTGGTGCCTGTAGAACGCCTCTATAAACCCCGGCGCCAAGGCCTCCACGGCGAGGAAGGAGGCGGCTGTGACTGCAAAGGCTGTGGCCGCCGCCTTAACCCCCCTCCTCCCGGCCACCACTGGCAGGGGGGCGGCGGCGAGGAGGGGGAGGAGCTTCGCCGCGCCCCCCAGGCCCAGCAGAAGCCCGGCGGCGGTGACTCGGCCCCGCCTGAACATGTAGAGGCCCCAGAGCATTGGTGCAGCGGCCAGCAGGTCCCAGTTGTAGACCGAGTACACCGCCATGCTGGGGAGGAGGGCGGCGGCCAAAGCCCTCTTAACCCCTGCGAGCCTCCTGACAGCCTCCACCGAGAGGAGTCCCATAGCCGCCGCGGCCAGGGCCTGGACAATGTAGTGGCTCTCAAGCCCCGTGAGCCCTGGGATGCGGGTGTTCACCGAGAGGAGCCAGAGCAGGCCCACGAGGGGAGGGTACTCCAGGTGGAAGTCCCTATACGGCAGCAGCGTCCCCCCGCCCTCCAGGGGGGCTACCCTTGAGAGGTAGAGGTGGACCACGTCCGAGTAGATGGGGGACTCGAGGCCCGGGTGGTGGACCGCCACAGCAAGCCCCAGCATAGCCAGGGCTGCGGCGAGGTGGATGTTGCACGCTGCCAGCGAGTAGAGTCTGCTTGTCAGCGGAGCCGCCGCACCCCCCAAGACTCTCACCCGCGCCGCTAGCGTACCAGCCTCATCCTGAGGTCCTCAACCTCCTCCTCAAGCCTCTCCATATTCGCCTCCAGCTGCTCCCAGAGTATGCTGCGGGGCGGGGCCCGCGGAGGCGGTGTAGGGGAGAGGGAGTAGAGCTGCCTCTCACTCCTCCCCACCTCCACCACCGCCAGCGGCGGCCTCCCCCTCTCAATATCCCCCATTATCCTCTTGAACAGGCTGGCCTCGGGCATGTAGAGCGCCTCCAGGGGTCTCGACTCCCACCTCAGGCTGCCGTAGTGAACAACCTTAAGGAGGCTCCTGGAGGCCTCGCGGAAGAGGGCTCCCCAGCCCGCCCTCCTAGCTAAGGATTCTAGGATGTAGAGGAGCCTCCTCCCCCTGACACCAGCCCCCGATAGGGAGCTGCGGAAGTGGTGGGTTAGCCTCGGCCACTCCGGCCCCCGGGTGACTGTCCTGACAGCGGCCTCAACAGCCGTCCAGGCGGTGTCCCAGGAGGCCCTGTCGGGGGTGTCCCTAGGGGTGTGGTAGGCCTCCTGGACGCCGGGACACCATAGGCTGTGGAGGGATAGGGTAGGTATGCCGGCCCAGGCCATCATTATGCTGTCGCACTCCGGGCACTCGCAGCACCTCTCAACAGCCCCCGCCTCCAGGGCGTGGCCCACCAGCTGGGGGGCCCCGCTGGCCACGAGGCACCTGTAGCCGGCGACGTCGAAGTTCACATAAGCCTCCACCTCCTCCGCCGCCCCGCTCTCCCGGAGGAGGCCTGCGTAGCTCCTGCTCCCCGCAGCCCAGTACCACGACGCCATCCCCGGCATCCCATGCTCCTCGGCCCCGAACACCACAACACCAGCCGCCAAGCCCCTCCCCCTAAGCCTCCCTGCAGTCTCCACCGCCTGTGCCACCCCGAGGATGTTGTCGGTGAACCCGGTGTACCAGTGGTCGAGGTGGGCCCCTGCCAGCACCACCCCTCCCCGCCCCCCGTCCACAGCAACCACGTTATAGTCCCTCCTCCTCTCGACACAAGCGTCAACCCAAACCCTCACAACCCCCGCCTCCTCCGCCCGGCGGGAGTAGCCTAGGGGGACCACCGCCACGGGTATGGGTGTGGGGCTCCCCGCGGAGACGCTATACCCCCAGTCACCCCCCGTCACTATAACCCTGGGGTCCCTAGACTCTACCAGGAGAGCCTCAGCCCCCGCCTCCGCGGCGAGGAGGGCGGCGGCCTTAAGATCGTCCACAACACCCGGCGCCCTAGCAACGACAACACGCCCCCCAGCATCCACCCCCCTCCAGCTGGAGGCGTGGCTCGGATCACCCTCAAGAACCAGGGGCCTCCCCTCAACATCACCCCCCAGAACATAAGGGCCCACAGAGTGCCAGGAAGCCGCGGGGTCGAGGCCCGAGGACCTCAGCACCCACGCGTCAACCCAGAACTCGTGGAGCCTCGAAGACACGCCCAGAGACTCCTCCAGAAAAGCCCTCACAACCTCCACAGCACCCCGAGAACCCCCAGCCCGGACCCCCAGCCACCCTGAAGCACCCTTCAACGCAGAGTAGAGCCTCAACGCATCACCAGCAAGCCCACCCCAACCACCAGCCAAACCCGAGGACCCCCCGGCTAGGAGCAGGGGCGGGGGGCTCATATAAAACAGCCCCTCATGCCACACCACCAGCCCCGGGGGGAGGTGTTTGGAGGGGTGCAGCGGCCTCACGGTGGCGGGGCTGGGGGTTTCGACGGTGGAGTCTGTGCCGCTCTACCACTACAGGCCGGGCGGGCTTGTTCTGAGGCTCTACACGGGCCCCCACGGCTCCCCCAGGCCGGGGGGAGGGGCTTCCAGTCGGTGTCTTGAGTGGGGTGTTGAGGTTTGCGAGTGGATGTCGAGGCCCGGCAGCTTCCCGGCCTATACTGTGGGGCTGGAGAGGCTGCGGGGGCTGGCTGGCAGGTGGGGTGTTGAGGCTGCTGTGCTGGATGGTCTGGAGTCGTGGCTCCACGCCCCCTGCGCCAGGAGGCTGGGGCTGCCGCTGGCAGCTAGGACCCAGGGGCTCCTCGAGCCCGGTGCGGAGGAGCTGGGGCTGCTTGAGGCGTTGGCTGCAGAGTACACCTACCTCTTGGGGGGCGGGGGTTCGAACCTGGCGCTGGCCAGGACGGTGGAGGAGGCTGTGGGGAAGGGTGTTTGGGTTGAGGTGGTGGTTTACATGCCTAGGCCTGTTGAGTCCAGCCTCCTAGCACCACCCCTCCAGGCCGCTAGGGAAGCCGGGGCTCCGCTCCACCTGGTGGTGCTGGACCACGGCGGCGGGGGGCCCCTGTCGAGGCTCGCCGCGGAGGTTGAGAGGCTGCACTGGCCGGTCTACATACACTCACCCCCCTACAGCAGGCTCGACACCCGCTGCCCCCGCTGCGGCACAGTGGTTGCCACGAGGAGGGAGGGGCTGCTGGACGCCATGCAGCTGGCCAGCGGCGGCAGGTGCCCCCGCTGCGGCGCGGGGATACCGGTGAAGGGGGGGTGGAGGGGAGGGACGCCCAGGTGGTTCAGGAGGCTAGCCCCCGAGGGGGTCTACTGGATCGACCCTAGGATCCTGGGGGGCAGGCCCGCCGGGGATCCGGGGGAAAGCTTATAACCTCTGGATGTCTTTATGGAGTTGGACACTAACCCGCATGGAGGTGGTGGAGCGTGAAGTTCTGTCCCAAGTGCGGCGGCGTCATGCTGCCCAGGAAGGATGGTGAGAAGAGGCTCCTCGTCTGCGGCAGCTGCGGCTACACCATAGAGGCCAAGCCCGAGGACCTCAGCAGGTACAAGGGCGTGGAGAAGGTCAAGGACCACGTGCTCACTACCAAGACGGTGAACGTGGTTAAGAAGAGGCAGAGGGAGAAGGAGGAGATAGAGCAGGCGAGGGAGGAGTACTACGAGCTCGTTCTAGAACAGCTCGGAGAGTACGGCGAGTAATGAGGGCCCCCAAGCCCGGAGCCCTGAAACCCTAGTTTAGAGCCTCCCAGGCCCTCCCGTCGCTGTCGTGAGGCCCCGCGGCGGGGGGCTGGAGCCCCCCGCCCTCGACCTCGCTCCTCCTCACAACAGTCATCCCAACCCTCAGCGCAGCCCCCCTCCTGAGCATCTCTATAAGGTCTCTCCTCAGGTCCGCCGCCGCCTTGGAGCTCCCTATCATAACAGTCTCCGGCCCAACGAAGCTGCTCCTCCTGAACACCATCCTCCTCCCGTCGCCTAAGCTAAGGCCAGGGTGGCCCCTTCCGACGGCGGTGTCGCAAACCCCCTCAGAGCAGAGCACCACCACTATTATCGAGTCGGGGCTCCTAGCTATGCTCTTAAACCACTGGGGGAGGCTCCTGGGGGTCACGCTGCTCCTGATGCCGATTATGCAGTCGCCCCTGGGGGTGAGGTAGTCGTCGCTCGTGATCTCAAACGTCGTCCTATGGGTAGCCCTAACATTGGGGTGCCCCCAAGCCTGGAAGAACAGCCACCTACCCACAACCTCAAGCCCAGCCTCAGCCAACAACAACCCCCCAGGGGCGGACCCGCGGCCTCCACACCAATCCCTAGGAGCCAAAACCTTATAGTTTCCACTCCCCCAGGCGGCCTCCAGTGCGGGTGGACGGTTGAAAAGCCCGGTGGCAGGGGCTGTTTTAGACCCCTCCACACCCCCTCCTACAACCGGGACGTCTTGGAGGTGGCCTGGGTTAAGGGATGCCGATCCCTACAGGGAGGCTAGGCTCAGGATGGTGGAGCAGCTTAGGAGGAGCGGGCTGGTGACCAGCAGGAGGGTGCTCGAGGCCATGGCCAGGGTTCCCCGCCACCTCTTCGTGCCCCCGGAGTACAGGGGGATGGCGTATGAGGACAGGCCCCTCCCCATAGGCCACGGCCAGACGATAAGCGCCCCCGGGGTGGTGGGGAGGATGCTCCAGCTCCTCGACCCCCAGCCCGGGGAGAAGGTCCTAGACGTGGGGGCGGGCAGCGGCTACCAGTCCGCCCTCCTCGCAGAGCTCGTAACCCCCGGGGGCAGGGTCTACGCGGTGGAGAGGATACCCGAGCTGGCCGAGTACGCCAGGGAGAACCTGGAGAAGACGGGCTACCGGGGGGTGGTGGA from Aeropyrum pernix K1 encodes:
- a CDS encoding glycerate kinase type-2 family protein; protein product: MPIDTGPEGQRRLVSILREAVGRVLEASRLDWRVRRLLEERGLCRSRAVVLALGKGSLQMARGALECLEPEGGVVVKPRGMTGNVEGLEVVEGSHPLPDEWSLRAGRRLLEWAGSAGEGDNVVVLVSGGGSALAEVPMEGLALEDLREVNMLLLKSGASIHEINTVRKHLSRIKGGRLAATAYPARVLGVYASDVPGDRLDMIASGPTVPDPTTYGDALAVLERYGLRDSAPPRVVALLEAGARGEVEETPKPGDRRLSTTENRLAASNMDVLEDLAAWLGGRGFNTLVLTSRLEGESREVGRALASIALEALDRGVPVKPPAALLAGGETTVTVRGGGRGGRNMELALAWSLAMAYWSPEAPAAILAMDTDGIDGRSDAAGAVAWPWLPVALRDAGLDPYQLLADNDSERAFAYAGSLVSTGLTGTNLNSVVVVLLGPPPKPDDGEA
- a CDS encoding LEA type 2 family protein; protein product: MVSRRAAALALLAALAAVGAVAGYAYLSWSASRAAGEIVVRIVDIDPIGGSVVASIENPTSFGFRVERLEVRVYASSGSGLEEVAVLTSKSPVYLAPGSSSTVYMDVSVGILRALAAVIGGAELVVEVEVEAKPYLGPIPFTQTVPSCNKL
- a CDS encoding glycosyltransferase 87 family protein yields the protein MGGAAAPLTSRLYSLAACNIHLAAALAMLGLAVAVHHPGLESPIYSDVVHLYLSRVAPLEGGGTLLPYRDFHLEYPPLVGLLWLLSVNTRIPGLTGLESHYIVQALAAAAMGLLSVEAVRRLAGVKRALAAALLPSMAVYSVYNWDLLAAAPMLWGLYMFRRGRVTAAGLLLGLGGAAKLLPLLAAAPLPVVAGRRGVKAAATAFAVTAASFLAVEALAPGFIEAFYRHHAGWYIEGSWLLVFGDPFSEELRRVAQALAALAVLAALAASRLLRLDPVTAAFVTLSAYLLGTYVYTPQMNLLPALLALSTPLFTPSLYPILLAQDTAATAVILTWHTTPNPLDPLAPPTIATYVKTTLLLAIAAALLDRAYKEGGSRGEQGQAGRQP
- a CDS encoding M28 family peptidase is translated as MAGGWGGLAGDALRLYSALKGASGWLGVRAGGSRGAVEVVRAFLEESLGVSSRLHEFWVDAWVLRSSGLDPAASWHSVGPYVLGGDVEGRPLVLEGDPSHASSWRGVDAGGRVVVARAPGVVDDLKAAALLAAEAGAEALLVESRDPRVIVTGGDWGYSVSAGSPTPIPVAVVPLGYSRRAEEAGVVRVWVDACVERRRDYNVVAVDGGRGGVVLAGAHLDHWYTGFTDNILGVAQAVETAGRLRGRGLAAGVVVFGAEEHGMPGMASWYWAAGSRSYAGLLRESGAAEEVEAYVNFDVAGYRCLVASGAPQLVGHALEAGAVERCCECPECDSIMMAWAGIPTLSLHSLWCPGVQEAYHTPRDTPDRASWDTAWTAVEAAVRTVTRGPEWPRLTHHFRSSLSGAGVRGRRLLYILESLARRAGWGALFREASRSLLKVVHYGSLRWESRPLEALYMPEASLFKRIMGDIERGRPPLAVVEVGRSERQLYSLSPTPPPRAPPRSILWEQLEANMERLEEEVEDLRMRLVR
- a CDS encoding RPA12/RPB9/RPC11 RNA polymerase family protein, whose protein sequence is MKFCPKCGGVMLPRKDGEKRLLVCGSCGYTIEAKPEDLSRYKGVEKVKDHVLTTKTVNVVKKRQREKEEIEQAREEYYELVLEQLGEYGE
- a CDS encoding DUF371 domain-containing protein, whose product is MAEAGLEVVGRWLFFQAWGHPNVRATHRTTFEITSDDYLTPRGDCIIGIRSSVTPRSLPQWFKSIARSPDSIIVVVLCSEGVCDTAVGRGHPGLSLGDGRRMVFRRSSFVGPETVMIGSSKAAADLRRDLIEMLRRGAALRVGMTVVRRSEVEGGGLQPPAAGPHDSDGRAWEALN
- a CDS encoding protein-L-isoaspartate(D-aspartate) O-methyltransferase — protein: MKSPVAGAVLDPSTPPPTTGTSWRWPGLRDADPYREARLRMVEQLRRSGLVTSRRVLEAMARVPRHLFVPPEYRGMAYEDRPLPIGHGQTISAPGVVGRMLQLLDPQPGEKVLDVGAGSGYQSALLAELVTPGGRVYAVERIPELAEYARENLEKTGYRGVVEVVVGDGSKGLPQHAPYHRIKVAAAAPKPPKPLVEQLAPGGRMVIPIGTPDLQILTIIEKTPDGRVRERRDIEVLFVPLIGEHGYREDWRKQYWQWWR